The DNA region CAGACTCCTCCGTCCAATCCTACTCTGAACCTTCTCTCCCACCCGTCGCCGCCGGCAATTTCCATGAAAACGCCAAGCCAAGCCGAGGCGTGACACGCACGGCGACCGCCGCGCAAGAAGCCAAGCCGGAGGTCGCAGGAAATCAGCAAATCGGGGCACGTCAGGCAGGGTCCTTGTCCGGCCCTCTCGTGGTCACCATcagagcgcgcgcgcgcgctctctctctctcggatAGATTAACAAATGCGTAAAGATTAGTATTAGAATATTTAGATTGGATGTTTATCTTATATATTTAAGTTATTTGAATTAGAATATGCGGTTTGTATTTGTTTATTCGTTGATTattttttattcttttataatgAGTTAAAATATGCTCAGAAGCTGATCAATTTTATATATATTGCAGGATTGTTCAGGTTGGCGAAACTAACACGACAACCGGTGTGTTGTATGATTGTGAAGTCTGTATTTAAGAAGCGGTCTCCTATCGCTAGTTATCTATGGTCATGACTATATCGTCTCTCCAGGCAGTTCCACTCGAAGGGAACACTTCTCTACGGCAACAGCGTTCTCTCAAACTGCCAAACATGGCTTTAAACGAGAACTACCGAAGAGATCTCTCCTATACGATCCTTGGCACAAAGACTCAGAATGCACAACCAGATCAGCAGATACAGGAAAATTAAAGGAAAACTACTTTATTAAAACAAACATGCTTATAGTTTTTCCTTTTGGGAACCCCAAACTCTTAAAATAAAGAGGAATAATTATAACGGATTTGGTAACTATAGGGATGAGGGATGGTACTAGGGTTTTATTAGTTTTAGGAACTCTCGTAAGAATTTTGCTCTTGAAGGCTCTGGCTACTTGTTCTGATACCTCCGTTGTGTGAAGCATGTCCTCTTTATATACTGCTGCGGAGAATGCTGAAATCTTCGCTGCTCTTATCCTCTTTGCCGAGCTTATCATTCTAAGGCATGGCGCTAACTTCTTCCGTGCGGCGTTAAGTTCTGCATGGCTAACTTCTATATGACGGTAACTTCATCAATATGGTCTGATGTTGCTTCTCTTGCATTCTTTCTTGGCACAGGTACCTATAGACTCTTCAGAACACCGTAGCACGCTGACTATGTGCATGCAACGCTTGTTaattctcctcctcctctctctctcaacCCAGCACATCCTAACAACCTCAACGGATCCCTTCagagtctttcttttcttttctttttccttccaggTGCCGATGATCCGGAACGAAGAAGGGGAAAATACAGATGCATCTGCCGCCCTGGTGGGTTTCCGTGCGAGTCCCGACCACCGGGTCCAGCCGTGCGTGATGCTAACAGAAACGCAGGACGAgaggaggaaaggaaaggaaagctCCGTGCGTGCAGCCGTCCCGGACCGGTCCGAGTCAACCGGTCAGTGGAGACGTCGACGGTTTCGTAGGTGACAGATAATAGTAGATGCTTGCGTCGACGACGGGGCCTCGCCTCTGCTTCAGGCGAGGGCTCCCCGATTCAGCAAAGCCCCTTCGCAGCAGCCTAGCCTTTCCGAGTTCAGAAATTCAGATGTGTTCAGTCGTTCAGACACAAAAGGATCCCTAAACGCGTTAACACTAAAGCTATGCTGTCTCTGCTGGAGGTTGCGTTCGTTCGGATTGGGAAGAAACTTTGTTGACTGAACAAGCCACACGTTCCCCGTCGAGACGATCCACGGCCACCAGGACAAAGACCCCCAACCGACTGCCAACAGTTTATTCAGATCAGGGAAACTCCAGTACACGATCCGTCCACCGTTTCTTGTGATTCGGCAGAGCATCGGTGGCATTACTCCTTTTGACCGAGAGGTCAACATTATTAATGCCTGTTGAACGGATCCACGATAGTGGCCTCTCTTTCCATATCGCGCATATTCCAATGCAGACCCGTCGTCACGACCATGACCCGATGACCGCTGAGCGCTGACGAGTGACGGCCGGCTTGGCTGCTTCGCAGCTCACTCATCGGGAACGAACAAGTGCTTGGATTTGGATCCGAGGGTCGACCGCTATGACGATTGAAGAACACCGGAAGAACAGATAGGAAGCAGGATCGTTGGAATGCAGTAGAACATTCACATTCTCTTAAAACAAAAGAAGGAATAGATGGAGGTTTACGGTTTGGTACACATGATCACGACACTACAGTATGTTCGATGACATTTCTTTCTGTACAGTCAAATTCTCCTTGAAACGGGAAGCAACTCGATGCACGTACCTCTCGTTTCGAGAGCGAAATCAAGAACCGAAAGAACGGCACGCCCATCAGTCTCGAGAGCTCGAGCAGCACACCAAAAACTTCGAGATTAGTCTCAACGCCTCAGGACGGGCTTCGTCGGGTCCTcgtggtcgccggcggggcTGCAGGAGAACACGTCGACGGGCGCGTAGGTGCCGCCGATGTCCTCGGGGCCGGACCGGGCCGCGCCGCGGCACCTGTCGAGGAAGAGCACCACGACGGTGATGTCGTCGTGGAAGTGCCGCCGGTGGCCCTTCTCGATGGTCCGGATCTTCTCGTACTTGACCTCCTTCTTCCGCGCCGCCTCCAGCTGCGCGGCGCGCACCAGCCGCATCGCCACGCCCTTCCTCGGGCTGCCCGCCACGATGCCCACCGCGGCGTCGTCGCTGAGCTGCTCCCACAGCCCGTCGGACGCGAAGATGACGAACCGGTCGCCGGGGCGGAGCTCCCGGGTCGTGATCGACGGCACGGCGCTCATCACGGGGCGGCGCAGCGGGAACGGGCACAGCGACTGCTGCAGCATCGGGTTGCTCCGGCACATGTCCGGCTTCTTGAGGTACACGTCGCCGATGGATCGGGACACCTGGATGATCCCCTTGATCCGCCACACGCCGTGGCTGTTGAGCACGATGTGCGAGTCGTCCGGGTGCATCTCGGTCACCTCCCGCCGCACGTCCTCGTCGGCGACGTTGTGGTCCCGGGACAGCCGCTCCGCCACCACCCGCTTCCCTCGGCCGGGGCCGTCGTCGCGGCGGCCGAGCACGGCGCGCGAGTCGCCGAGGTTGGCCACGTACAGCGTCCCGTTCTCGATGGCGCCCACCAGGCAGCAGGAGCCCACGGACATGATCCGCGGATGCGACGGCCACGACTTCTGCACCATGCCCACGAACTCGTCCTCCGTCGCGCCGAAGGCCTTCTGGAACACCTCCGCCGACAGGCCCCCGTTCTCGGCCGCATAATCTGCAGAAAAGCATCACGACGCGGCCATGTCAGAACGCGGAAGACAAGGTTTTGATCCCGGGAGCCGAAATGCAATCGCAGGAGCAAGGACCAGGCTTGAGGAATCGAGAGATCATCCATGCACCAGGTTTTGGCAGCTCACCTTGGATGAGGGAGAAAAGGCGCCTGTTGACGAAGCGCGCGGCCTCGGGCCCGCCGTGGCCGTCGTAGACGCCGACGAGCGTGGCGCCCGGCGCCGCGAGCACCTGCGCCTGGTCCTCGAGCGCCTCGTTGGCCTGCGCCACGGCGATGGAGTAGTCCCCCGACGCGTGCGCCTTGAGAGGCACGTCCCACACCAGCCCGTCCGCCACGCCCCtgcctcctcccccgccgccgccgcagcagcagcacccgCCGCCGAACGGCAGCCACCGCCTAAAACCTCCCATGGCCAGGAGGAACGCCCGATCTCACTGTGCGCGCGTGAGCGTGATTCACTCGTGCGCACGTCGCCGCCTCTCCCCGGCGGCCGTGACCCAGAGATGGACGCAGAGGGTTTTTGCGGCCCGGCCGCTCTCGCTCCCTCTGCCCGGGGGCGTGTGTGCGCGCGCTCGCAAGACTGCGAGTGGAAGAAACGCTCGGCGTGTGCGGCTGCAGCGGACGGGCGTGTATAGGCGGGCCGGCAGCTGCCGACGCGGCGCGTCAGCCAGCGCGTGTCCACCGGTGGGCCGCGGGAGCACGGCACGACGGGTGGAAGACGCGTTGTCTTCCAACTTTTCCCTCTGGCTCGCTATCGCTTCGCTCGTTCGGGGCCGGGGGGTTCGgccgccgcacgcgcacgcggcgTCCGCCTCGTCTGAACGGGAAGGTTCAGTGTCTTGGACTCTTTGGTGGTGTACAGGGAAAAGCTGGCGCGGCCGGTTGCGACGCGGTGTGGGTGTGTCGGGCGCCTCAGGCGCGCGGTTCCGGTTTTCTGAATCTCCTCCCCTTTGGCTTTCGAGGAAGATGATGGCGCGTATCTCTATGATAAGAGACTCTTATCTCACCTGACGAAAGATGTGGCCTCCATGTGTAGGACTAGGACATGGATCTTGTGAGCATGGAGGATTTAGGGAGGTTTGGTTTTTTATCACATCAAATTCTCAGATGCTAATTAGAAGGACTAAACATAgaataattacaaaactaattacataaatgaaggctaattcgcgagacgaatctattaaatctaattaatccatcattagcaaaCTTAGAAAAAGGAAAGCAAACCACATGTGGGTTAGACCAATGTTTGATCTTTTCAGCTACTACCTTTGAGTTTGCATAACACGGATCTCATTTTCAAACACCGGCACAGCTAAGAGCCTGCTATGATTAATGAATGTGCTTTAAACAAAGTCTAAGTTTGGTTTGCTTAGGCCCAACACGAGTAATAGAAAAGTTTCATACATGTAACGAGCAATGGCAACGCGAGGACCCTTCCAGAAAAGAAAATGACTTTCCTTGGCGTATCCGTCTGTTGAAAAATTTCCCATGGGACAAATGCACTCGCATCGCAGACGTTTGACCTATTCGTaggtgcatgcatcatgttagtTCGTGCTAAGAAGTGCCACGTAGTATTAGGATTTGGAAGGGTCAAAGTTCATAAATTTTGATCAACAATTAGTCAAATCATATGGATGTTTAGTGTAAAAATGATATATCAATATATTGATGTTTAACTTCGTTTTTTATAAGATCCTAGTTTCATAGCGACACAGAAATGGGCAAAGTATATTTTAAATGACTTCCTCAAATATTCATACGGCCTCTAAAAAGAAATGAGGGAGTACTATTCTGTTTGCTCCAATATATTTGTACCAAAACTTCATCTACTGGCGTTGGTGGCAATTAATTTTGTGCCAAATCGCCATCTTTTGGCGGCGCTGCCCCTTTTCTATTTAAACTCCACTCGTTCTTCTTCCATCATCACCCTACCTATACGACATCTACATCTCAAACTTGCAAACGCCAGTGATCCAAACTAGGCATCGTCGCAATCACGGCCATCGTTTGTGCAGTTAACACAACTATGGCGGCGCCCATCTAGGCGGATGGGAACCTACGATGAAGGCCGTGTCTTCTTTCCAAGGATGGATGGAATGGCGAAGTTAGAGTAAATTGAAGGTGTGTTTGCCTTATGGGTGCATGGACTTGAAACTTAAGGGATGCATATATGGTGAAAATTAGACTTAATCATTATTTTTGCAATTTTCCGTGGGTACATCTCCACCCCTAATTAATATGTAGCTTTGCCCTGATGGATGAATGTTCATCGCTGTGCAGAGAAATTCAGAAACTAGTGATTCACCATCGGTCAATACGATATTGCCAATCGCATCATGAGAATGCTCTggcatttttttcctttttgggCGATTGATTCCTGGCATTAGAGCTTGTCAAGTGGCGACATGTGCGAAGGTCTGTATCACCTCTTGCCGCTGTTGAGGCCTTACTGCTACTTCTTTGAACCGCAAGACGCCGAGGAGGTTGAAGGCGAAGGAGAAGTTCCGGATGAGCTCCGGAGGACGGCGGAATCACGCGTCGAGCTCAGCTCCAGGCAAGCTGCGTTGTGCTCTTCTTTCCTAATTCTGGAACAAATCGAACGCAACTGCGCGGTGGCCGGTCGGCGACGGACGATAAGGATTCCGACGAGCGCCGGAGGTGGCGGAGCCATACGTCCCGGTTCGGAAGCAGAAGGCATCGCCGGCGCCGAGCGCAGCGCCGCCGGCTGTTGCCGTTGTGGCACTGGTAGTCGCCTTCCTTCCTCGGCGACGAGTGGGCTGAGCTGTTGGTCCGGGTTTTAGCCCATATAACACCCCCAATAACTTCCGTCGGATCGAATCTCAGCCGCTTATTTTAGATTTAACGGTCAAGATAACCTTAGCCccggacggtaaatgaaatGCCGTCCGCCCCGGATGGTAATTGGAGTACCGTCCACCCCGGTCCCCGGCCAGGTGCCCCTCGCCACCGTCGCCGCGCTTCCTTCCGCCGTCCGCGCTCGCCGGCGGCCGGAATGGCGTCAGTGCGTTCCGTGCGCCAATGAAAGACACGCACGCACCAAACATTGGAGGTGGAACCGAAGTGGAGCTTGCGGAGTGGGCAAGCGCGGCCGATGTGCGTGAACAGGCTCAGGCTgtcagcgccgccgcgccgcgcggcgggcagacggcggcggcggctgataGAGGGTGAGGGCCTCGCTAGAGACAACACCGCACCGCGCCGCGCCTCTGCTCCGGCCACAAGCCCACAACTATAGATCGCCCGACCATACGAGGTGCCCCTTGCCGCGGTTACGGCGCTTGTGTTCGCGGCCCGCGCCGCCGGTGGGCGAAATGGCGCCAGTGCGCGCAGGGCGTTCTGGGTGAGGCTGCGAGAGGATAAAGGTTGCCCAGCCGCGAAAGATGGCTCCTCCGCGTCGGCGAACCTCGATCCCGGTTGTTCGCTGATCCTCGCGCTCCCTGACAGGCGACGGCGCATCTGATGGCGTGGAACTCGCCGCTTCCTGTTGCAggcaagcacactcctagcatctGGAGTTGCGCTTACGAATTCGCCCTAGATTTACATTGTCAGAAGGGCCGTAGTTGCAAACTTGTAACTGATAGTATTCTGGAGTTGACATCCAAAAATTGGCAACATTTCAGAGCATGGCCAATTATTATTTAACTAAATTAGCACATGCCTTATCTAGACTGTTCATACGGACCATGAAATGTTTCAGAACCAGAAGTAGCAGGTCCTTTGAAGTGGTTGGTGGCCAGTACGTGAGTTCTTACTTTCTGTTGGCATGGACAGGTTTCATCCTGCTAATGCTTTGTTCATACGGAGGGAGTGCTATTCTATTTCCTCCAATATATTTATACCAAAACCTCATCCATTGGCGTTGGTGCCAATTGATTTTGTGCCAAACCACCATCATTTTGGCGCCGGTGCCCCTTTTCTATTTAGAGCCCGATTGGCTGGCTCCTCAGGCCTGGAGCAGCCGGAGCCGTTTCGGAGGAGCGACAAAACGGCTCCGGCTCCTCTATTTTTCATTAAAAAATAACTTTTCATGCAAAATGTTTGGTCATATAAAACGTTTGGTAAAGCTGCTTCGGAGGAACCGGAGCTAGGTAGAAGCCCTGCCAAAACAGAATCTTAAACGCCACTCCTTCTTCCATCGCACCCTACCAAGCCAAAGCACAACTGAAGTTTGCGCCGTTAACACAACTATGGCCGTGCGCCCGCGCCAACCTTAGACGGACGGGAACCTACGAGGCTGTGAAATTGGAGCTCCAGCGACTGGAGATATACAGTTTAAGGAATGAATGTTCATCGGCGTGCAGAGAAATTCAGAAACCATTGATTCAGACGTCACGCGTCGAGCTCAGCTCCAGCCACTCCGTTTATCAGGTCCAAGCAAGCTGCGTTGTGCTTTTCTTTCCTAATCCTGGAACAAATCGAACGCAATGGCGGGGTGGCCTGTCGGCGACGGAGGAGAATGATCCCGACGAGCGCCGGAGGTGGCGGAGCCATACGTCCCAGTCCCGGAGTAGAAGGTCTCGCCGACGTCGAGCGCAGCGCCGGCTGTTGCCGTCGCAGCACCGTTCGGTCGTCGCCTTTCAATTTCAGTCGGCACCGAGTGGGCCGAGCTGGTTGGGCCGGCTATTGGCCCATATAACACCCCCGGTCGCTTCGTCGGATCGAATCGCAGCCGCTTATTATGGATTTAACGGTCAAGATGATCTCGCTCCTGaacggtaaatgaaataccgtccaccccagTTCCAGCCAGGTGCCCCTCGCCGCTGTCCGCGCTTCCTTCCGCCGTCCGCGCTCGCCGGTGGTCGGGATGGCGTCAGTGCGTGATGTGCCCCAAGGAAAGGCGCTCGCGCATAAGGCATTGGAGGTGGAACTGAAGTGAAGGTTGCCGAGTGGGCGCGCGCCGCCGATGTGCGTGAACCAGgctgccagcgccgccgcggcgcgcagacggcggcgaggtctgatGGTGAGGGCCTCGCTGGAGACAACGCCGGAAAGCGTAGAGCCTCTGCCCCTGCCATCACTGTAGACCGCCTGCCCGTACCAGGTACCCCTTGCCGTGGCTGCGGCGCTTCTGTccgctgcccgcgccgccggcgtgcgAAATGGCGCCAGTGCGCGCAGATCGTTCTGGGTGGGAATGCGAGAGGATAAAAGGTTGCCGAGCCGCGAAGAGGGCTCCTCCCGTTGGCGAACCTCGATTGCGTCTGTTCGCTAATCGCTGATCCTCGTGCCGCCGGACGGGCGACGGCGCTTCTGATAGCGTGGACCTCGCCGCTTCCGGTTGCAGGCGAGCACTCCTAGCATCTGGAGTCGCGCTTACGAGTTTCGCGCCTAGATTTACAATGTCAGACGGGTCGTCAGTTCGTGGTTGCAAATTTGTAACTGATATTCTGAAGTTGACATCCAAAAAAAAAATGGTAACATTTCAGAGCATGGCCAATTATTTAGCTAAATTAGCACATCCCTTATCTAAACTGTTCATACCATGAAATGTTTCAGAGTCCTTCGAAGTGGTAGCAAGTACGTGCGTTCTTACTTTCTGTTGGCATGGACAGGCTTCATCTTGCTAACGCTCTGTCCATGTGGGGTTGCATCTCAACTGCAGCGTGCATCCTGATAACTGGTTTTGTACCAAACCATCATCTTTTGGTGCTGGTGCTCCTGTTTGCTCTATTTAAACGCTCAATTCAAATTGGGCACAATGAAGCACTAAATGCATTTTTTTAGTTCCGTTGATGACTCAATTACAGGACGGTTTTGTTTATGAAATAGCCAAACAGCAATTTACAGGGGGGAATTTTCAGTGGTTTTGTTGTGTACAATAGATCAAACAGGCCCGTTAAAAGCAAAACATACCATGTTTGTTGGGCCGAGCCCCTTCGCGTTCTGAGCCGTAGCAGGCCGCGCCGACGTGAGGCATTCCCATCGTCGTCGATCGTCGTACCGCATCCGCCCCCGCGTTGGGCTAAACCCTAACGAAGCGCCGCCGGTCTCGTCTCACCTCCAACCCCTCGGCGGACGCCGTCTCGTCGATCCCTTCCTGCTCTCCCACCGCAAGATCGGCCTCGCATCCCTTTTCCCTTGTTTGGGTTGATCCCTGGGGCCGCGGCAGGATGGCGCTGAGGGGGGTATGGCAGCTGCAGAAGCTTGTGGTGAACTACTGCGACTGGGGAGGGAGCAGCAGGGGGATCAGGTATGATATAGTTTGGTTCCTCACTCGGGTAGTAGTAGTACCACTAGACCATGGCGTTTTGGTTGCTTTCCGTGTTCTGTTGCGAAAATTATTGGAGATCCGGCTGATGCATGTTCTTCGATGCGGGAATTGGCTGGGTAGTCAGTCGATTGTGGCGAAGAATGCGCTTCGTTGCAGACTAGTGTGGAGTGTATGTAGTTATGATTTGGAACCAAAGAGCACTATCGTGTTGCCTCTTTAGCTTTTATACGGAATTCCTGTGCAGGCATTTCATTTCTAGACAGGGAAATTTGTTGTGGGACTAGCAGTACTGAtatctagaagaagtcaaggtCCGTCCATTGAGTTGCAATTTAGACCAAGTACAGGCTATTGGTTGGTAGTTGTCCCACTAAAAGGGAAATGTGCCTGTATTTGTGTTGTCAACATAATTTTGCTCGAGTTATATTGCTTTCCTGGTAGAGCTGTACTGTACAAAAGAGTTTAGTGGCAGTTGTATGGTGCTTCAGATTAAACGTGGTGCTTCTTTTAGTACTCTTTGTTACTACATACATATCAATGTCTGAATTTGCACTTTAACAACTAGCACTTTTTATGATTGCAGAGCCttcatggaggcacatcttccAGCCTTTAAGGAAAAGAATCCACACTTAGAAGTGGTGACTGAGCTTGTCCGCGGTCACCACCCTAACTTGAAAGGAATTTACAgtaagttcttttttttttgctttgtcCATTCTCCACTGTAACATGGTTTGTGAATTATGTGGAACTGAATTTCCGATAGGGATAGCACATCTGATAGTGGCATTAGCTATTTGGATTGGTACTGAGGAGACGCTTGCTGTAGCTTAACCTACCATGTTCAATTGTAAATTGCACAGTGTGTCCATTTGTTGGTCTGCCCCTGTTCTCTCTGGTCAGGCTTGAATACTCGCTTGGAATACAACATGCCTGGTGGTGAACATATCTTGGTTTGAATATATCATGTTAACATAAAACCTCCATTAAAATTATGCTCGTTTTATGAGCCTCATCCAACTGTGGGAGGATGATACACCCATCTTGGATTGGATGGAATAGGGCCATCTAGCAAATTTTTTGGGATGGGAGAGATGTCAACGGATTCTGTGGGATGATACGGATTCTTGTAGTGTCTTTCTTTTTTGTTAAATGGGTTGATCCTATAAATGGGGCCATGACAtgtactaagcaagcaagatccTGTGGGATCGAATTGGTATTTTCCACTAGTAAAATAAATTATTATAGGACTGGATAGTACTAGGAGGAGGATATTCTTCAAATGAAGCTATCctatagtttttcttttcttgttGCCTTATCTTTGTCATTTCCATGGCTACCTTGATTTTGTTTTTCTCAGGAAATGAATGATTTTTTCAATTTTCTAACTAGCGTTGTCATTGTGCAGAAAACCATAATGAGCGAGTGGTCTGCGTAAGAAATTTACCACCTGAGGAAATACTCTTGCAAGCCACCCGGTTAAGGAACTCTCTGGGCAGGAAGGTGGTGAAGCTGCGAACCAGACACGTCACGAAACGCCCGAGTGTCCAGGGAACATGGACGACAGACCTGAAGATGTGAGCTGAGCTATCAGACAAGCTGTTCCGGTGTTCCTGATGGTGTGATTAAAAAAAATCTCAGCTGTGTCAATAACTTTGTTGGGCTACCATTCAGCTTGCCTATTTCGATAGCTATAGACGTGTTTCCCCTTGTTTTGTTCCTAGTACAATCTGGTAATAACATGTACACTTGGGGATTTTCTTGTTAGTGCCAGCTTGTCACTCGTCAGATGTCAGTCGGGTGTTATCTATCTCCTGTTTTGGACCAGTACCTTGATGTCTTCAGCACACGAGATCTGTTGGACACAGAAAACTTTGCTGCGGCATGATAAATTTTTTTATCACTGTCATCAGGTTCAGCTATGCAATCTTCGTGCATTGGGTGAGCTTGTTCTCCCCGTGACGCTGCTGATGTAAACAATTGATCTAGAAGGCAACATATACCCGCGAATCCACCCTCAGACCGGTGACTACCGACGCGGTAGGCACCAGCAGCAGAAAGGCAGCGCCAGGCCGCCATGGTTGAAGCCGTCAACACGGGGAGAAGCCGACGCGACGAGCCGCCCGCCTCTCCCAGCATCTGACAGCAGCCTCCACCCGGCGTCGCTTACCATCCACCAGCGTGCTGTGTTTGGCATAGGCCGCCGATAAATGAATAAACATTCCCTAACGCGAGATTAAAATGGATAAACAGGCGAGCTAAGCAGCAGCAATCCCGCCTCGAACAGCTGAGAACTAAGCAGAATACACACGCATTTCCGATGGCAACAGCTTGACAGTATAATCTGATTATCTGTGATCTGATGGTAACAGTAGGCACGTTCCCAGCACGGCAGCGCGAGCGCGGCCGCGGCGTTCCCACGCgggcgcgcccgccgcccgcccaccCCGGCCAAGCGCGACGCAATAATAGGCAGCCACCAGCCGGGCACCAGGAAGGAAGGAAATAGCGGCGAGCAAAAGCGGGCAGAAAAAGGGAAAGAGCCAGGCTCGCGCCGTTTCCCCCACCGCGCCACCCACCAGTTGGAAATCctgaatctctctctctctctcggagTCGAGCGAGGTTCTCGGTTTCGATCCGGCAAGCGGGTATGGCGACGTCGTTCGACCGCTGGGAGAAGGACCCCTTCTTCCTCGCCGCGGAGGAGGTCCAGGAATCCGCCGACCGGTGCGTCACCgtccctccccctccctcctccccccccccccccaaacccAATTTCGGGGGTGCCTCTCGTCTCGCGATCCGTTATGGCGGGTTCCGCCGTGGATATTTCGCCGGGTTGCGTTGCGTCCTCGCGGATCTGGTGCTGATGCTTCGCGGTTTTTGGTGTCTGCGCAGCATGGAATCGGTGTACCGGATATGGGTACAGGAGAGGAGCGGGGGCGATCCGGAGGCGGCGGGCGTTACTGGAGGAGGGCCTACGGCCGCCGAGCTTCGACGCGAGCTGCACACGGCGCTCGGCACCGCCAAGTGGCAGGTGAATTGATTGCTCCCGTGATCCCGTCGTTCATTTCGCAGTTAAACTGTTCCGGGATCCGATTGCGGTAGTTCCCTTGCTAAATTCGTGTGTGTTTTGTAACGTAAACGGTCTATCCTAGACAGTCAGATGTGATACCGCTCCTAGAAAGTTCCCTTGCTTAAACAATTACTGACAATTGAGCGTAGCATAGTGTTTGATTCATTTCTGCTGCTTATGAGTTGCTGGATTAACCAAGCTGTTTAAGAACCACATTTATGTAAATGCATATGTGACTTCGGTGATAACAGTCCTTTGATGGATGCATTATCCATACATTTTATGATTTTATGTCAGGGTCCAAACCCATTGTAAAATACCATGTTTGTAATTATAGCACAAAAAATTGAAGATTGCTGCTTGAAGTGGACTCAAAAGCTCattccttgatctatccttcTTTTAGCTTGATGAACTGGAGCGTGCAATCAGATCGAACGACCGGGTTATTTCAGCAGGAAAAGATACAAGAGCTAGGCATGATGACTTCATTACAGCGATTGGCTATCGAATATTAGAGGTTGAGATCAACTTGAAAGAATCCAATGTTGCAGAGGGGAGGGGGCCGTTGA from Panicum hallii strain FIL2 chromosome 9, PHallii_v3.1, whole genome shotgun sequence includes:
- the LOC112878315 gene encoding probable protein phosphatase 2C 29, whose protein sequence is MGGFRRWLPFGGGCCCCGGGGGGGRGVADGLVWDVPLKAHASGDYSIAVAQANEALEDQAQVLAAPGATLVGVYDGHGGPEAARFVNRRLFSLIQDYAAENGGLSAEVFQKAFGATEDEFVGMVQKSWPSHPRIMSVGSCCLVGAIENGTLYVANLGDSRAVLGRRDDGPGRGKRVVAERLSRDHNVADEDVRREVTEMHPDDSHIVLNSHGVWRIKGIIQVSRSIGDVYLKKPDMCRSNPMLQQSLCPFPLRRPVMSAVPSITTRELRPGDRFVIFASDGLWEQLSDDAAVGIVAGSPRKGVAMRLVRAAQLEAARKKEVKYEKIRTIEKGHRRHFHDDITVVVLFLDRCRGAARSGPEDIGGTYAPVDVFSCSPAGDHEDPTKPVLRR
- the LOC112875529 gene encoding 54S ribosomal protein L51, mitochondrial, whose translation is MALRGVWQLQKLVVNYCDWGGSSRGIRAFMEAHLPAFKEKNPHLEVVTELVRGHHPNLKGIYKNHNERVVCVRNLPPEEILLQATRLRNSLGRKVVKLRTRHVTKRPSVQGTWTTDLKM